From Nitrospirota bacterium, the proteins below share one genomic window:
- the prfB gene encoding peptide chain release factor 2 (programmed frameshift), translating into MLLEDLKLKLIAVKNRIETLRRHLDTPAKEAKLTELTHLMEASGFWDNKDKANALMKDKVMLERSLKDWNSLSTRFHDLEAMAELAAEEGGEAMRADLEREIESIQKDISAAEIAALLSGEQDMTNAIVSIHPGAGGTEAQDWAEMLMRMYLRWAESQGYKTDILDYQNGEEAGVKSVTFTVSGSYAYGKVKAEAGVHRLVRISPFDTNKRRHTSFASVYVYPEVEDDIDIVIDEKELRIDTYRSSSAGGQHVNKTDSAVRITHLPTNIVVQCQNERSQLKNKNVAMKVLRSRLYELRKKEHDEKLGKLVSEKKDIAWGSQIRSYVFQPYQLVKDHRTGAETGNVTAVMDGDLNQFIDAYLIAGAGAGFRV; encoded by the exons ATGCTTTTGGAAGACCTGAAACTGAAGCTTATCGCAGTCAAGAACAGGATAGAGACCCTGCGGAGGCATCTT GACACCCCTGCCAAGGAAGCAAAACTGACCGAACTTACCCACCTGATGGAAGCCTCGGGATTCTGGGACAATAAAGACAAAGCAAACGCGCTCATGAAGGATAAGGTCATGCTTGAGCGCTCGCTCAAAGACTGGAACTCGCTCTCGACACGGTTTCACGATCTCGAAGCCATGGCGGAGCTCGCGGCGGAAGAAGGAGGCGAGGCCATGCGCGCTGACCTGGAGCGCGAGATCGAATCCATCCAGAAGGACATCTCGGCTGCGGAGATCGCGGCGCTCCTCTCGGGCGAACAGGACATGACCAACGCCATCGTCTCGATCCACCCCGGCGCGGGCGGTACCGAGGCCCAGGACTGGGCCGAGATGCTGATGCGCATGTATCTGCGCTGGGCAGAGTCGCAGGGCTATAAGACCGATATCCTCGATTACCAGAACGGCGAAGAGGCAGGCGTCAAGTCCGTCACCTTCACGGTCTCAGGCAGTTACGCCTACGGGAAGGTGAAGGCGGAGGCCGGCGTTCATCGTCTCGTTCGCATCTCACCCTTTGACACGAACAAGCGCAGGCACACATCCTTTGCCTCGGTCTACGTATACCCCGAGGTCGAGGACGATATTGATATCGTTATCGATGAAAAGGAACTCCGAATCGATACCTATCGCTCATCGAGCGCCGGCGGCCAGCACGTGAACAAGACCGATTCGGCCGTGCGGATCACCCACCTGCCCACGAACATCGTGGTGCAGTGCCAGAACGAGAGATCGCAGCTCAAGAACAAGAACGTGGCGATGAAGGTGCTTCGTTCGCGGCTGTATGAGCTGAGGAAGAAAGAGCATGATGAGAAGCTCGGCAAGCTGGTAAGCGAGAAGAAGGACATTGCCTGGGGAAGTCAGATCAGGTCTTACGTGTTCCAGCCGTATCAGCTGGTGAAGGACCACCGCACGGGCGCGGAGACCGGAAACGTGACCGCCGTAATGGATGGGGATCTCAACCAGTTCATCGATGCCTATTTGATCGCGGGAGCAGGAGCAGGGTTCAGGGTCTAA
- a CDS encoding branched-chain amino acid ABC transporter permease codes for MANLRTARYNYLNLFLIPVWVGLLALPFTGISSAFRVSASAILVMLLWRVLRIDSVMAVRNAVAERLSKAIAAFPPISRYASVPLTYVFIVVFVIILPLFLNDYYRDIMTLTGMYIVLALGLNIVVGQAGLLNLGYVAFYAIGAYTYAILSTTFGLPFWYGLVAGGFVAAVFAVVLGLPTLRLRGDYFAIVTLGLGEITRIILNNWDSMTGGPNGISKIGRPIIAGYELHTTLDFYYLITVIVIITVFAMHRLIASRIGRAWVAIREDEVAAEAMGVNTYRMKLLAFVLGSAWAGIVGVFFSAKMAFVSPESFTFFESVMILCMVVLGGMGSIPGIILGALLLITIPEIFREFQDYRMLAFGIALVLMMVFRPQGLLGAVKNKVRSSG; via the coding sequence ATGGCCAACCTGCGTACTGCTCGATATAATTATCTCAATCTCTTTCTGATACCTGTCTGGGTTGGGCTGCTTGCGCTGCCTTTTACCGGCATCAGCAGCGCATTTCGCGTTTCAGCATCGGCCATTCTTGTAATGCTTCTCTGGAGGGTGCTCAGGATCGATTCGGTCATGGCTGTCCGTAACGCGGTCGCTGAAAGGCTCTCAAAAGCAATTGCGGCCTTTCCTCCGATCTCCCGATATGCGTCCGTTCCGCTGACCTACGTGTTCATCGTAGTTTTCGTGATCATCCTTCCTCTTTTCCTGAATGATTATTATCGCGACATCATGACACTGACAGGCATGTACATTGTTCTTGCCCTTGGTTTGAACATCGTGGTAGGGCAGGCGGGACTGCTGAATCTGGGATACGTCGCGTTCTACGCGATCGGCGCCTATACCTATGCTATCCTTTCGACAACCTTCGGGCTTCCATTCTGGTACGGACTTGTTGCCGGAGGATTCGTGGCCGCGGTATTCGCGGTCGTTCTCGGTTTGCCGACCTTGCGTTTGCGAGGCGACTATTTTGCGATCGTCACCCTGGGGCTCGGTGAGATAACCCGCATCATCCTGAACAACTGGGACAGTATGACCGGCGGTCCGAACGGCATCTCGAAGATCGGCAGACCCATTATCGCCGGATACGAGCTCCACACAACCCTGGATTTCTATTATCTCATTACCGTGATCGTGATCATTACCGTATTCGCCATGCACCGGCTTATCGCGTCTCGCATCGGCCGGGCATGGGTGGCGATCCGCGAAGACGAGGTTGCCGCGGAGGCCATGGGGGTCAATACCTATCGGATGAAATTGCTCGCTTTTGTGCTGGGATCGGCATGGGCCGGCATCGTCGGGGTTTTTTTCTCTGCCAAGATGGCCTTTGTCTCGCCGGAGAGTTTCACGTTCTTTGAATCGGTCATGATTCTCTGCATGGTTGTCCTGGGCGGCATGGGGAGCATCCCCGGGATCATCCTCGGCGCGCTTCTCCTGATCACGATCCCCGAGATCTTCAGGGAGTTCCAGGATTACCGGATGCTTGCGTTCGGGATAGCGCTTGTCCTGATGATGGTGTTCAGACCGCAGGGGCTTTTGGGAGCGGTGAAAAATAAGGTTAGATCGTCCGGATAG
- a CDS encoding N-acetylmuramoyl-L-alanine amidase, with amino-acid sequence MMKCGRSCIAAFMACAFLLIITAPAYSSYNSVAGQKYNIAHQRLESLRKSKNKMKYRSYWVDCIRTFELVEKKYPKSPSAGDACFDKAGIYQELHQYNKFSKDVGEAIQLYAACQSRYAAHARAPEALYHVIELSLKYKKDNDLAKETYAKLSKSYPDSSWTDKAKTQLGLVVRTVRKKGRQETIIRKMPVPVIAAIGKGQPAGVVHGIRYWSGGAYTRIVIDQDKPLKFQAHELKKPDRLVFDLLDTQLAASVEKDPLPVNDGILKQVRSSQYRPDIVRIVLDLASIKSYYAFPLHDPERLVIDITGEGGKMSVADPSTAVSGSRHNEEFAADASPRAKVEPQNPITTLPSKTHDGKNYADDSLSLSRQLGLKIKTIAIDAGHGGHDPGALGKMGLKEKTITLDIAKRLATLVKEGLGCTVVMTRDKDVFIPLEQRPFIAKSKGADLFVSIHVNASRKRKVRGIETYIQSLRASDRDAMATAARENSMSTKRLSELKSELDRIFADLAKDDKLEESLQLAHAVQGSLVDTMKPIKGHVVNLGVKRAFFYVLINTEMPSILAEVGFISNIEEEKLLKTEEYRQSIAEALYQGVKKYVEARSPQMMGI; translated from the coding sequence ATGATGAAATGCGGCCGTTCCTGTATCGCGGCCTTCATGGCTTGCGCCTTTCTACTGATCATTACCGCACCTGCATACTCGTCCTATAATTCCGTGGCCGGGCAGAAGTATAATATCGCCCACCAGCGCCTGGAAAGTCTCAGAAAATCCAAAAATAAAATGAAGTATCGGTCCTATTGGGTGGACTGCATCAGGACCTTTGAACTCGTGGAAAAAAAATATCCCAAAAGCCCGAGTGCGGGGGACGCCTGTTTTGATAAAGCCGGGATCTATCAAGAACTCCATCAGTACAATAAGTTTTCGAAGGATGTCGGAGAAGCCATTCAACTCTACGCGGCGTGCCAGTCCAGGTATGCCGCGCATGCCAGGGCGCCTGAAGCGCTTTATCATGTCATCGAACTGTCTCTGAAGTATAAGAAAGACAACGATCTTGCGAAGGAAACCTATGCGAAACTGTCCAAGTCCTATCCGGACAGTTCCTGGACCGATAAGGCAAAGACGCAACTCGGCCTCGTCGTAAGAACGGTTCGGAAGAAAGGCCGGCAGGAAACGATAATACGAAAGATGCCCGTGCCGGTAATAGCGGCCATTGGCAAGGGACAGCCCGCTGGTGTGGTGCACGGTATAAGATACTGGTCGGGCGGCGCGTATACCCGCATTGTCATCGATCAGGATAAACCGCTCAAGTTTCAGGCCCATGAACTCAAAAAACCGGACCGCCTGGTCTTTGATCTTCTGGACACGCAGCTGGCGGCTTCAGTTGAAAAAGATCCGCTGCCCGTGAATGACGGGATCCTGAAGCAGGTCCGGTCGAGCCAGTATAGACCGGATATCGTACGGATAGTTCTCGATCTTGCGAGTATCAAGAGCTACTATGCCTTTCCGCTCCATGATCCCGAACGTCTGGTGATCGACATTACGGGTGAGGGCGGCAAGATGTCCGTAGCCGATCCATCAACCGCAGTGTCGGGTTCTCGCCATAACGAAGAATTTGCAGCAGATGCAAGTCCCCGGGCAAAAGTCGAGCCGCAGAACCCCATTACTACGCTTCCCTCAAAGACGCATGATGGCAAAAATTATGCCGACGATTCGCTTTCCCTGTCCCGTCAACTCGGGCTTAAGATAAAGACCATTGCCATCGACGCCGGACACGGTGGTCATGACCCTGGAGCCTTGGGCAAAATGGGCCTGAAGGAAAAGACCATTACCCTCGATATCGCAAAGAGGCTGGCAACTCTGGTCAAGGAGGGCCTCGGGTGCACGGTGGTCATGACCCGGGACAAAGATGTGTTCATCCCGCTCGAGCAGAGGCCATTCATTGCAAAATCCAAGGGCGCGGACCTTTTCGTTTCCATCCACGTGAATGCAAGCCGGAAGCGCAAGGTACGCGGGATAGAGACGTACATACAGAGCCTCAGGGCATCGGACCGCGATGCCATGGCGACGGCCGCGCGCGAGAACTCCATGTCAACCAAGCGGTTGAGTGAACTGAAATCGGAATTGGACAGGATCTTTGCCGACTTGGCCAAGGATGATAAATTGGAGGAATCTCTCCAACTGGCGCATGCGGTGCAGGGATCTCTTGTGGACACCATGAAGCCGATAAAGGGGCATGTCGTAAACCTGGGCGTTAAGCGCGCTTTTTTCTACGTGCTGATCAACACGGAGATGCCGAGCATTCTCGCCGAAGTGGGATTTATCAGCAATATCGAGGAAGAAAAGCTTCTTAAAACAGAGGAGTATCGGCAAAGCATTGCTGAGGCGTTGTACCAGGGCGTGAAAAAGTATGTTGAGGCGCGGTCTCCCCAGATGATGGGGATTTGA
- a CDS encoding cytochrome c3 family protein gives MNQVRLSLLFSSVMMVMMIAGPAFADSGGGEIYYTKPLKSVLFSHKLHADELGLTCDMCHMKLFDMQALAAQEKTDFTMNSLYKGKYCGACHDGKIAFASNTQCARCHGGVKEYDAALEKEKKNPSPKVSRAPKTFVYKLKDTGAVTFSHESHLQSFSCKDCHAGLFALKKGGSKMKMDSMYSGGFCGKCHNGKIATDITECAKCHAQ, from the coding sequence ATGAATCAAGTGCGACTTTCCCTGCTGTTCAGTAGTGTAATGATGGTTATGATGATTGCCGGACCGGCGTTTGCAGACAGCGGAGGAGGAGAGATCTATTATACAAAACCGCTGAAATCAGTTCTGTTCAGCCACAAACTGCACGCGGATGAACTGGGGCTCACCTGCGATATGTGCCACATGAAACTCTTTGACATGCAGGCTTTGGCCGCGCAGGAGAAAACCGACTTCACCATGAATTCGCTGTATAAGGGGAAATATTGCGGAGCCTGCCATGACGGCAAAATCGCCTTTGCTTCCAATACGCAATGCGCCCGCTGCCATGGCGGCGTAAAGGAATATGACGCTGCTCTGGAGAAGGAGAAAAAGAACCCTTCTCCCAAAGTTTCACGTGCGCCGAAGACTTTCGTGTACAAGCTCAAGGACACCGGGGCGGTCACGTTCAGCCACGAGTCACATTTACAATCATTCTCCTGTAAAGACTGCCATGCCGGCCTGTTCGCCCTGAAAAAAGGCGGCAGCAAGATGAAGATGGACTCCATGTATTCGGGCGGTTTCTGCGGCAAGTGCCATAACGGCAAGATTGCCACCGACATCACGGAATGCGCCAAATGTCATGCCCAGTAG
- the truA gene encoding tRNA pseudouridine(38-40) synthase TruA produces MKRNIKLILEYDGTNYHGWQSQAASGTATIQETLENAIKDLTKETTVTCSSGRTDAGVHAFGHVAHFTTTKSMPPEAWAPALNRLLPHDIRILSSEEVPAEFHARFSASGKTYKYIILNRHAPSALYRNRAWHIDRKLNLSAIRRGAAFLVGKHDFSSFRGAGCGAKTPVRTITSVSIRKRAEVVEILVEADAFLMYMARNIVGTLVEVGLGRFKAEEVKEILDSKDRKRAGRTAPPQGLYLVEVYYRKKKERTAKTRRPQSG; encoded by the coding sequence ATGAAACGAAACATCAAACTTATCCTTGAATACGATGGCACGAATTATCATGGCTGGCAGTCGCAGGCGGCAAGCGGGACGGCTACAATCCAGGAGACCCTCGAAAACGCCATCAAGGATCTCACGAAAGAAACTACCGTTACCTGTTCCTCGGGAAGGACCGATGCAGGAGTGCATGCCTTTGGACATGTCGCTCATTTTACAACAACAAAGAGCATGCCTCCGGAAGCCTGGGCTCCGGCCTTAAATCGTTTACTGCCGCATGATATCAGGATTTTGTCATCCGAAGAGGTGCCGGCGGAATTTCATGCACGATTCAGTGCTTCTGGAAAAACCTACAAGTACATCATACTGAACCGGCATGCGCCTTCCGCTCTGTATCGGAACCGCGCCTGGCATATCGACCGCAAGCTCAATCTGAGCGCTATTAGGCGTGGGGCCGCGTTCCTTGTCGGCAAACATGATTTTTCATCATTTCGGGGTGCGGGGTGCGGAGCGAAGACGCCTGTCCGGACCATCACCTCTGTCTCAATCAGGAAAAGAGCCGAGGTTGTCGAGATTTTGGTGGAGGCGGATGCCTTTCTTATGTATATGGCGCGTAACATTGTCGGTACTCTTGTGGAAGTGGGACTCGGCAGGTTTAAAGCCGAAGAAGTAAAAGAGATACTTGATTCAAAGGACCGGAAGAGGGCAGGCAGGACGGCACCGCCGCAGGGACTTTATCTCGTGGAGGTTTATTACCGGAAAAAGAAGGAGCGAACAGCAAAGACGCGAAGGCCGCAGAGCGGTTAA
- the rplT gene encoding 50S ribosomal protein L20, giving the protein MPRAKGGPKTRARRKRVLDLAEGYWGAKSKLFRSATEQVDRSLKYAYRDRKARKRDFRRLWIARINAASRLNGVTYSRFIAGLTKSGVALDRKILSDLAITDPTGFAKLVEMAKAAS; this is encoded by the coding sequence ATGCCGAGAGCTAAAGGCGGCCCCAAGACGAGGGCCCGAAGAAAAAGAGTACTTGACCTTGCAGAAGGCTACTGGGGAGCAAAATCGAAACTGTTCCGCAGTGCCACCGAACAAGTGGACCGTTCGCTTAAGTATGCGTATCGTGACCGGAAGGCACGGAAACGGGATTTCCGCAGACTCTGGATCGCGCGCATCAACGCCGCGTCCAGGCTGAACGGGGTGACGTACAGCAGGTTCATCGCCGGCCTGACGAAGTCCGGTGTGGCGCTGGACCGTAAGATCCTTTCGGACCTCGCGATCACGGACCCGACGGGTTTTGCGAAGCTTGTCGAGATGGCCAAGGCAGCATCATAA
- a CDS encoding ABC transporter ATP-binding protein, which produces MLELREVTVSYGMIDALKGISLRVERGEIVALIGANGAGKSTTLMSISGVAALRSGIILYDNSELSGRPAHEIVQLGISQVPEGRRIFARMTVRENLEMGAYIRDKQELANDLSRVFEIFPTLADRNKQLGGTLSGGEQQMLAIGRALMSRPKLLLLDEPSLGLAPIIVSRIFKIISEINQQGTTILLVEQNAKAALRLAHRAYVMETGTIVLQGQASMLEKDPGIKKAYLGE; this is translated from the coding sequence ATGCTTGAGCTGCGTGAGGTGACCGTCTCCTATGGAATGATCGATGCTCTTAAAGGCATCAGCCTGAGGGTGGAGCGAGGGGAGATCGTAGCGCTGATCGGGGCGAACGGAGCAGGCAAGTCAACGACCTTGATGTCCATCTCCGGGGTTGCCGCACTTCGGTCGGGCATCATCCTGTATGACAATTCGGAGCTGTCGGGCCGTCCCGCGCATGAGATCGTGCAATTGGGGATCTCGCAAGTGCCTGAGGGAAGGCGCATCTTCGCGAGGATGACGGTGCGCGAGAATCTGGAAATGGGCGCGTATATCAGGGACAAACAGGAGCTTGCCAATGACCTCTCGCGGGTATTCGAGATATTTCCCACTCTTGCTGACAGGAATAAACAGCTCGGCGGCACGCTCTCCGGAGGCGAACAGCAGATGCTCGCCATCGGCAGGGCGCTCATGTCCCGTCCCAAGCTTCTTCTTCTTGACGAACCATCGCTGGGTCTCGCCCCCATCATCGTGAGCAGGATATTCAAGATCATCTCAGAGATCAACCAGCAGGGGACGACCATCCTCCTCGTGGAACAGAACGCAAAGGCAGCGCTTCGGCTCGCGCACCGGGCGTACGTTATGGAGACAGGAACAATCGTGCTCCAGGGACAGGCATCGATGCTTGAAAAAGACCCCGGGATCAAAAAAGCGTATCTGGGAGAGTAA
- the rpmI gene encoding 50S ribosomal protein L35, with translation MAKSKAKVKAKIKTKIKLKTRKSTAKRMKITGTGKVMRRKGWKGHLLSGKNATRRRRLSGAVELTKDNLENARQMLPYGVK, from the coding sequence ATGGCAAAGTCAAAAGCCAAGGTCAAGGCAAAGATAAAGACAAAGATAAAATTGAAGACCAGGAAGAGCACGGCCAAGAGAATGAAGATCACGGGCACGGGCAAGGTCATGAGACGCAAGGGATGGAAGGGCCATCTGTTGTCAGGCAAGAACGCCACGCGAAGGAGACGGCTTTCCGGCGCGGTGGAGCTTACCAAGGATAATCTGGAGAATGCCAGACAGATGCTTCCGTACGGTGTTAAATAA
- the thrS gene encoding threonine--tRNA ligase: MSEIQLRLPDGQDRKYASGITGQEVAEKIGSRLAKDALAIKIDGHLQDLTIPIERSAGIAIVTFDVPEGREVYWHSTSHLMAHAVKQLFPQAKLAIGPAIEEGFYYDFDIERPLTPEDLVKIEKKMAELVKAATGITRKSLSKAEALAFFDKKGESYKVELINELPDGETISIYEQGDFADLCRGPHVPSTAKIKTFKLLSIAGAYWRGSEKNKMLQRIYGISFPAKDALDAHVARLEEIKRRDHRKLGKDLDLFSVSDEVGGGLVLWHPRGALIRKTIEDYWRDEHQKNGYDFVYSPHVGRANLWETSGHLGFYRENMYSSMEVEGQEYYVKPMNCPFHIMIYKNKLRSYRELPLRYAELGTVYRFERSGVLHGLLRVRGFTQDDAHIFVAPEDMETEVIRVIGFVVKMLRTFGFEDFKAYIATRPEKSVGDNAVWEQATQALKVAAEKVNLGYEMDEGGGAFYGPKIDIKIKDALGRLWQCSTVQFDFNMSERFDMSFIGVDNQAHRPYMIHRALLGSIERFFGMLIEHYAGAFPVWLAPVQAKVISITDNQLSYARSVRDQLLAAGVRTELDARSEKMGFKIREAAMEKVPYILVVGDKEVQQNMVAVRERGGKDLGAMPLAEFIDKTQKEISEKR, from the coding sequence ATGAGTGAAATACAGCTCAGGCTGCCTGACGGTCAGGACAGAAAGTATGCCTCTGGCATCACCGGTCAGGAAGTTGCCGAGAAAATCGGCTCTCGCCTCGCTAAAGACGCGCTTGCCATTAAAATTGACGGTCATCTTCAGGATCTCACCATCCCGATTGAACGAAGCGCCGGAATTGCGATCGTGACCTTTGATGTCCCGGAGGGTCGTGAAGTGTACTGGCACAGTACCTCGCATCTCATGGCGCACGCCGTGAAGCAGCTTTTCCCCCAGGCAAAGCTCGCCATCGGTCCGGCAATTGAGGAGGGGTTCTACTACGATTTCGATATCGAGCGTCCCCTGACGCCCGAAGATCTTGTCAAGATCGAAAAAAAGATGGCAGAGCTGGTCAAGGCAGCCACAGGAATTACCAGAAAATCACTTTCCAAGGCTGAGGCCCTGGCGTTCTTTGATAAAAAGGGTGAGTCTTACAAGGTAGAGCTCATCAACGAACTCCCTGATGGCGAAACGATCTCGATCTATGAGCAGGGCGATTTCGCGGACCTCTGCCGCGGGCCGCACGTACCGTCGACGGCAAAGATCAAGACTTTTAAGCTTCTCTCGATCGCGGGAGCCTACTGGCGCGGCAGCGAAAAGAACAAGATGCTGCAGCGGATCTACGGCATCTCGTTCCCGGCAAAGGACGCGCTCGACGCTCATGTCGCGAGGCTCGAGGAGATCAAGCGCAGGGACCACCGGAAGCTCGGCAAGGACCTGGACCTGTTTTCCGTGTCCGACGAGGTCGGCGGTGGACTGGTCTTGTGGCATCCACGGGGCGCGCTGATACGCAAGACCATCGAGGATTATTGGCGCGACGAACACCAGAAGAACGGCTATGATTTTGTGTATTCTCCTCATGTGGGCCGCGCTAATCTATGGGAGACCTCTGGTCATCTCGGCTTTTACCGAGAGAACATGTATTCTTCCATGGAAGTGGAAGGGCAGGAGTACTATGTAAAACCGATGAACTGCCCGTTCCACATTATGATCTACAAGAATAAGCTTCGCTCCTACCGTGAACTGCCGCTGCGGTACGCTGAACTCGGTACGGTGTACCGGTTCGAGCGCTCAGGCGTTCTGCACGGGTTGCTGCGCGTTCGTGGTTTTACGCAGGATGACGCCCATATTTTCGTGGCGCCGGAGGATATGGAGACCGAAGTTATCCGGGTCATCGGTTTTGTCGTAAAAATGCTCAGGACCTTCGGGTTCGAGGATTTCAAGGCTTATATTGCAACGCGACCGGAAAAATCGGTTGGTGATAATGCCGTGTGGGAGCAGGCAACGCAAGCCCTCAAGGTTGCCGCTGAAAAGGTCAACCTTGGATACGAGATGGACGAAGGCGGCGGAGCATTCTACGGCCCCAAGATCGACATTAAGATCAAAGACGCCCTTGGAAGATTGTGGCAGTGCTCAACGGTCCAATTCGACTTCAACATGTCTGAAAGATTCGACATGAGCTTTATCGGTGTTGACAATCAGGCGCATCGACCGTATATGATCCATCGGGCTCTGCTCGGGTCTATTGAACGCTTTTTTGGCATGTTGATCGAGCATTATGCCGGTGCGTTCCCGGTCTGGCTGGCGCCGGTGCAGGCGAAGGTGATATCCATTACCGATAATCAGCTCTCCTATGCCAGGAGCGTGAGGGATCAACTGCTCGCAGCGGGCGTCAGGACGGAACTGGATGCCCGTTCGGAAAAGATGGGATTCAAGATCCGCGAGGCAGCGATGGAGAAGGTGCCGTACATCCTCGTAGTGGGGGACAAGGAAGTTCAGCAGAATATGGTTGCGGTGCGCGAGCGGGGCGGCAAGGACCTCGGCGCAATGCCGCTTGCGGAGTTCATCGATAAGACGCAGAAAGAGATCAGTGAGAAACGGTAA
- a CDS encoding ABC transporter ATP-binding protein — protein MLLFETKNLAKHFGGLRALDGINMRVERERIVSIIGPNGAGKTTFFNCITGMFQPTMGKAIFCDRDITGMSPHDITSMGIARTFQNIRLFSGMSVVENVMVAAHCRTRAGVFGAIIRPRRVIKEERDMEYRAVDILKFVGLDAKYDSLATNLSYGEQRRLEIARALGTEPHLLLLDEPAAGMNPLETMDLMTLIRKIRDNGVAILLIEHDMKVVMGISDRVVVLDHGVKIAEGLPKDIQQNTDVIEAYLGKESLHHA, from the coding sequence ATGTTATTATTTGAAACTAAAAATCTGGCCAAGCACTTCGGCGGGCTCAGGGCTCTCGATGGGATCAACATGCGTGTTGAACGCGAGAGGATCGTGAGCATCATCGGACCGAACGGGGCGGGGAAAACCACGTTCTTCAATTGCATCACCGGCATGTTCCAGCCTACCATGGGAAAGGCCATATTTTGCGATCGGGACATCACGGGTATGTCGCCCCACGATATAACGTCCATGGGAATTGCGCGTACGTTTCAGAACATCCGTCTTTTCAGCGGGATGAGCGTGGTCGAGAACGTCATGGTGGCGGCACACTGCCGCACACGTGCCGGGGTGTTCGGTGCGATCATCAGGCCCCGGCGGGTAATAAAAGAGGAACGGGACATGGAGTACCGGGCCGTGGATATTTTGAAATTCGTGGGGCTCGATGCAAAGTATGATTCTCTTGCGACGAACCTCTCTTATGGGGAGCAGCGGCGGCTGGAGATCGCCCGGGCGCTTGGGACCGAACCGCACCTCTTGCTCCTTGATGAACCTGCCGCCGGGATGAACCCGCTGGAAACGATGGACCTGATGACGTTGATCCGGAAGATCCGTGATAACGGTGTGGCAATCCTCCTGATCGAACATGACATGAAGGTCGTAATGGGAATCTCGGACCGGGTGGTTGTGCTCGACCACGGTGTTAAAATTGCCGAAGGCCTGCCGAAAGATATTCAGCAGAACACGGATGTGATTGAGGCGTATCTCGGCAAGGAGAGTCTGCATCATGCTTGA
- the infC gene encoding translation initiation factor IF-3, translating to MIKVKDVRVISAEGEQLGILDTREAIKRAEEAGLDLVEVAPTAKPPVCRIMDFGKYKYEIAKKAHESKKHQSVIVVKEIKMRPRTDDHDVQFKTNNIKRFLEEGNKVKVTVMFRGREMAHTTHGRALLDRILADLQNDAAVEQSPRMEGRNMTMMLGAKIKEAVAKK from the coding sequence ATGATCAAGGTGAAAGACGTCCGCGTTATTTCCGCGGAAGGCGAACAGCTCGGGATCCTCGATACCCGTGAGGCGATCAAAAGGGCTGAAGAGGCCGGGCTTGACCTGGTGGAAGTAGCGCCCACGGCAAAGCCTCCGGTTTGCCGTATCATGGATTTCGGTAAATATAAATACGAGATCGCCAAAAAGGCACATGAGTCCAAGAAACACCAGAGCGTCATCGTCGTTAAAGAGATCAAGATGAGGCCCCGTACTGACGACCATGATGTGCAGTTCAAGACAAACAACATCAAGCGCTTTCTTGAAGAAGGCAACAAGGTCAAGGTGACCGTCATGTTCCGCGGCCGGGAGATGGCCCACACGACGCACGGCAGGGCATTGCTGGACCGCATCCTGGCCGATCTGCAGAACGATGCCGCCGTGGAACAATCTCCTCGCATGGAAGGCAGAAATATGACGATGATGCTTGGGGCCAAGATAAAGGAAGCGGTGGCAAAAAAATAG